A stretch of [Clostridium] scindens DNA encodes these proteins:
- a CDS encoding LacI family DNA-binding transcriptional regulator has protein sequence MKASIKQISQMTGFSPATVSNALNRKKGVNEETSRKIFKVAEELGYQTEKTITKIKFVTYRKNGRIIDDSLIFPAMIEGVERQAKELGYETAFSHLNYEDDAFQERLKEVLEDTNSLMILLGTEMMEEDYQPFMDYKGYMIVLDGWCEEMAFDGVLINNTDAACNAVEYLVENGHKSIGYLRGDYRIKAFQYREYGYYRTLGRHGLSEAPEYVVTLGTTLEAAYEDMKAYLEGKPALPTAYFADNDVIALGAMRALEEKGIKIPDQISIVGFDDIRFGAVSTPGLTTIHVHKQEMGEVAVRRALDHIRYSGRQVKMKIQVGTDFLVRGSVRNLDIEEAKRQERMEEVKWQLSN, from the coding sequence GTGAAGGCCAGTATAAAACAGATAAGCCAGATGACGGGCTTTTCTCCGGCGACTGTCTCCAATGCTTTGAATCGCAAGAAGGGTGTGAATGAAGAAACTTCAAGAAAGATATTCAAAGTAGCAGAGGAACTGGGATACCAGACGGAAAAGACCATAACAAAGATAAAATTCGTAACCTACAGGAAGAATGGACGCATCATAGATGACAGCCTGATATTTCCTGCCATGATAGAAGGCGTGGAGCGGCAGGCGAAGGAACTGGGGTATGAGACGGCCTTCAGCCATCTGAATTATGAAGATGACGCGTTTCAGGAGAGGCTTAAGGAAGTGCTTGAAGACACCAATTCGCTGATGATACTCCTGGGTACCGAGATGATGGAAGAAGACTATCAGCCCTTTATGGATTACAAAGGATATATGATCGTGCTGGATGGATGGTGCGAAGAGATGGCCTTTGACGGGGTGCTGATCAACAATACGGACGCTGCTTGCAACGCGGTGGAATATCTGGTTGAGAATGGACATAAGAGCATCGGATATCTGCGAGGAGATTACCGGATCAAGGCCTTCCAGTACAGGGAATATGGATATTACCGCACGCTTGGAAGGCATGGCCTTTCAGAAGCGCCGGAATATGTAGTGACTCTCGGAACGACGCTGGAGGCGGCATACGAAGATATGAAAGCCTATCTGGAAGGGAAACCGGCATTGCCCACCGCATACTTCGCCGATAATGACGTGATTGCGCTTGGGGCTATGAGAGCCCTGGAGGAAAAAGGAATCAAAATACCGGATCAGATCTCTATCGTGGGATTCGACGATATCCGTTTTGGGGCCGTATCTACCCCGGGACTTACTACAATCCATGTACACAAGCAGGAGATGGGAGAGGTGGCGGTAAGAAGGGCTCTGGACCATATCCGATATTCCGGAAGACAGGTAAAGATGAAGATACAGGTTGGCACGGATTTTCTCGTAAGAGGAAGTGTCAGGAACTTAGATATAGAGGAAGCCAAGAGGCAAGAAAGGATGGAGGAAGTAAAATGGCAACTATCAAATTAG
- a CDS encoding LacI family DNA-binding transcriptional regulator: MKVSIRKISEITGFSPATVSNALNHKRGVNAETSEKIFRVAEELGYRMEEKIKKIRFVIFRRNGLIIDDSPFHPAVIEGVEHQAKSMGYETVFCHVDINDAQYQMQINEILSDTESAVVLLGTEMLEEDFEPFTHAKNKIILLDGWSDRYFFDSVLISNTDSAAKAVEYLAGKGHKDIGYIQGDFRIQAFRYREIGFKRVMERYGLPVRPEYIATVGTRIETAYEGMKRYLDETPVIPTAYFADNDTIAIGAMRALKEYGYGIPEDVSIIGFDNISFGAISDPPLTTINVYKREMGETAVRELALAIEDPKKVRMKIQVCTDFVERGSVRKI, translated from the coding sequence ATGAAGGTTAGTATACGGAAAATAAGTGAAATCACTGGTTTTTCTCCAGCGACGGTTTCGAATGCGCTGAACCATAAGCGGGGAGTGAATGCGGAGACGTCGGAGAAAATATTCAGGGTAGCGGAGGAACTGGGGTACCGGATGGAGGAGAAGATTAAGAAGATCCGGTTCGTCATTTTCCGGAGGAACGGGCTGATTATTGATGACAGCCCCTTCCATCCGGCGGTGATCGAAGGCGTGGAGCATCAGGCGAAGAGCATGGGATATGAGACGGTGTTCTGCCATGTGGATATCAATGACGCCCAGTACCAGATGCAGATCAATGAGATTCTTTCGGATACGGAGAGTGCCGTGGTTCTTCTGGGAACGGAGATGCTGGAGGAGGATTTCGAGCCGTTTACTCACGCTAAGAATAAGATAATCCTGCTGGACGGGTGGAGCGACCGGTACTTTTTTGACAGCGTGCTGATAAGCAACACGGATTCGGCTGCAAAGGCGGTGGAATATCTGGCAGGCAAGGGACATAAGGACATCGGATACATCCAGGGAGACTTCCGGATACAGGCATTCCGGTACAGGGAGATTGGATTCAAAAGAGTTATGGAAAGATATGGGCTTCCCGTAAGGCCGGAGTATATCGCGACGGTGGGTACCCGGATTGAGACTGCCTATGAAGGAATGAAGCGATATCTGGATGAGACGCCGGTGATACCGACTGCTTATTTCGCGGATAATGATACGATAGCCATAGGCGCGATGCGGGCGCTTAAGGAGTATGGATACGGGATACCTGAGGATGTGTCTATCATAGGGTTTGACAATATTTCGTTCGGGGCCATCTCGGACCCGCCGCTTACGACGATCAACGTTTATAAGCGGGAGATGGGAGAGACGGCCGTGAGGGAATTGGCACTGGCGATCGAGGATCCTAAGAAAGTAAGGATGAAGATACAAGTCTGTACGGATTTTGTGGAAAGAGGAAGCGTAAGAAAAATATAA
- a CDS encoding DUF1542 domain-containing protein, translating to MKKGKLIAAIATAACMAFAFAPFTGTTDVKAAENGTGTGMFYHGISVNNNRTFNVNDTIYISTNSGLANPNYASLGFPSTLSVKLAITGGQITNANGAGYPVAVLNADSQFDGCSTGAIYYTTDGWRYWCSGGAVTGVGPYSVYDVGSSTFTADDVTVSASGLPASGTVGKDNFTVQVAVGGANYTVGDYSFTDQMVDVENGDATVGFNVGGAMITKVVPEAAVPAIDGLEFLTDAEKATFKGQLNGAATDAQVKAVVDAAKKQAADNAAKLKKDAADAIDVDTQAAINAIDNLDNLTPAEKQTKKDEITAAANKAKDAVNNAASPSAVESAKQQGSADMTLIQSKAEAMDSIAANAKAAKEEIDKLGNLTKAEKNMKKAEVDNAAEAAKNAVNAAADANGINHAVQNGQAAIAFAEAKAVAEDGVMEAAKEAKKGIDALKDLSSEEKAALKAEIDDEADEAKVAIDNAADEDAVLAALDNAEAAFLDTLDDAVAQDFVNAFTTGKDGLYKEINSNNADQILAGKESWAEMTDEQKAKANALIEAGTDGAIATYDDYVLACETFVKEEADKFVKNYLTGEDGQMYKEATAKNYEQILSGKADWDKKSQAEKDAINAALIANGGKSYEDLLKLSGEIKENSDSFIKKYLTGQDGQIYKEATRQNYQQILSGKEAWDKMSQDEKDAINAVLVANGGKTYEELLKTAQEIEKQIAAENAKKIAKTGDTAMAGLYALLGLVSLAGIVMMTKKRRNA from the coding sequence ATGAAAAAGGGTAAATTAATTGCTGCAATTGCTACCGCTGCGTGCATGGCATTTGCATTTGCGCCATTTACTGGGACAACAGATGTAAAGGCGGCTGAAAACGGGACTGGCACTGGAATGTTCTATCACGGCATCAGCGTGAATAACAACAGAACCTTCAATGTAAATGATACAATCTATATCAGCACCAATTCAGGGCTGGCAAATCCGAACTATGCAAGCCTTGGATTCCCGAGCACGCTGAGCGTGAAACTGGCAATAACAGGCGGGCAGATAACCAATGCAAATGGGGCGGGGTATCCGGTCGCGGTGCTGAATGCGGATTCGCAGTTTGACGGCTGCAGTACCGGGGCGATCTACTATACCACTGATGGCTGGAGATATTGGTGTTCCGGCGGCGCTGTCACGGGGGTTGGCCCATATAGTGTTTATGATGTGGGCAGTTCGACATTTACAGCGGACGATGTAACGGTGAGTGCAAGCGGCCTTCCGGCATCCGGAACCGTGGGGAAGGATAATTTTACTGTCCAGGTCGCAGTGGGAGGCGCCAATTATACGGTTGGCGACTATAGTTTTACAGACCAGATGGTTGATGTGGAAAATGGCGATGCTACCGTTGGATTTAACGTAGGCGGAGCGATGATCACTAAAGTCGTGCCGGAAGCGGCGGTTCCTGCGATTGACGGGCTGGAGTTCCTGACGGATGCGGAGAAAGCCACGTTCAAAGGACAGCTCAATGGCGCTGCTACAGATGCGCAGGTAAAAGCTGTTGTGGATGCCGCGAAGAAGCAGGCGGCGGATAATGCTGCCAAGTTAAAGAAGGATGCAGCGGACGCGATAGACGTGGATACGCAGGCGGCAATTAATGCAATCGACAATCTTGACAACCTGACACCAGCAGAAAAACAGACCAAAAAAGATGAGATTACGGCGGCTGCAAACAAAGCGAAAGACGCAGTGAATAATGCGGCGTCTCCTTCCGCGGTTGAAAGCGCGAAGCAGCAGGGCAGCGCGGATATGACGCTGATCCAGTCCAAGGCGGAGGCCATGGATAGCATCGCGGCAAACGCAAAAGCGGCCAAAGAAGAGATCGATAAGCTTGGCAATCTGACAAAAGCTGAGAAGAACATGAAAAAGGCCGAGGTAGACAATGCGGCAGAGGCGGCAAAAAACGCGGTCAATGCGGCGGCGGATGCAAATGGAATCAATCATGCGGTCCAGAATGGACAGGCGGCGATTGCGTTTGCAGAGGCGAAGGCAGTAGCGGAAGATGGCGTTATGGAAGCGGCGAAGGAAGCGAAGAAGGGCATTGATGCTCTTAAAGACCTGAGCAGCGAGGAAAAAGCGGCATTGAAGGCTGAGATAGACGACGAGGCGGACGAAGCAAAAGTAGCGATCGACAACGCAGCGGATGAAGACGCTGTTCTTGCGGCGCTTGACAATGCCGAAGCGGCATTTTTGGATACCTTGGACGATGCGGTTGCACAGGATTTTGTAAATGCATTTACAACGGGGAAAGACGGGCTGTATAAAGAAATCAATAGCAATAACGCAGATCAGATTCTTGCGGGAAAAGAGTCTTGGGCAGAGATGACGGACGAACAGAAAGCGAAGGCGAATGCCTTGATCGAGGCGGGCACTGACGGCGCGATCGCGACCTATGATGATTATGTGCTTGCTTGCGAGACGTTTGTGAAAGAAGAAGCAGATAAGTTTGTAAAGAACTATCTGACAGGCGAAGATGGACAGATGTACAAAGAAGCCACAGCCAAGAACTATGAGCAGATTTTGTCCGGAAAAGCGGATTGGGACAAGAAGTCGCAGGCAGAAAAAGACGCCATCAATGCGGCGCTGATCGCCAATGGCGGCAAGTCTTATGAAGATCTGCTGAAACTTTCCGGAGAGATCAAGGAAAATAGCGACAGCTTCATCAAGAAGTATCTGACGGGACAGGACGGCCAGATCTATAAGGAGGCCACCAGGCAGAATTACCAGCAGATACTGTCCGGCAAGGAAGCTTGGGATAAGATGTCCCAGGACGAGAAAGATGCCATCAACGCAGTGCTTGTTGCCAATGGCGGCAAGACTTATGAAGAACTGCTGAAGACGGCGCAGGAGATCGAGAAGCAGATTGCCGCTGAGAATGCCAAGAAGATCGCAAAGACGGGAGACACTGCCATGGCAGGGCTCTATGCTCTTCTGGGACTGGTATCTCTGGCGGGAATCGTAATGATGACGAAGAAAAGAAGAAATGCTTAA
- the rplL gene encoding 50S ribosomal protein L7/L12, with product MAKLTTAEFIDAIKELSVLELNDLVKACEEEFGVSAAAGVVVAAAGADAGAAAEEKDEFDVELVSAGSSKVKVIKVVREVTGLGLKEAKELVDSAPKVIKEAASKAEAEEIKAKLEGEGAEVNLK from the coding sequence ATGGCAAAATTAACAACAGCTGAATTTATTGATGCAATCAAAGAATTATCAGTATTAGAATTAAATGACTTAGTAAAAGCATGTGAAGAAGAATTTGGTGTATCTGCAGCAGCAGGCGTAGTCGTTGCAGCAGCAGGCGCAGATGCAGGCGCAGCAGCAGAAGAGAAGGATGAGTTCGACGTAGAATTAGTATCCGCAGGCTCTTCTAAGGTTAAGGTTATCAAGGTTGTTCGTGAAGTAACAGGCCTTGGACTGAAAGAAGCAAAAGAATTAGTTGACAGCGCTCCGAAGGTAATCAAAGAAGCTGCATCTAAGGCTGAGGCTGAGGAAATCAAGGCTAAGCTTGAAGGCGAAGGAGCAGAGGTTAACCTTAAATAA
- the rplJ gene encoding 50S ribosomal protein L10: MAKVELKQPIVQAIAEDVKDAASVVLVDYRGLTVAQDTELRKQLRDAGIVYKVCKNTMMKRAFEGTELAALEEHLEGPSAIAISKDDATAPARILCKFAKDAKALELKAGVIEGTVYDVDGLTELSKIPSREELLAKLLGSMQSPITNLARVLNQIAEQGGAENCEAAAPAEEAAVEEAAPAEEAATEETPAE, from the coding sequence GTGGCAAAAGTTGAATTGAAACAACCAATCGTACAGGCTATTGCAGAAGATGTCAAAGATGCAGCAAGCGTTGTATTAGTTGACTACCGCGGACTTACTGTTGCTCAGGATACAGAACTGCGTAAACAGTTAAGGGATGCTGGAATCGTCTACAAAGTTTGTAAAAACACAATGATGAAGAGAGCTTTTGAAGGAACTGAATTAGCGGCTTTAGAAGAACACTTGGAAGGACCAAGCGCTATCGCGATCTCTAAAGACGATGCTACGGCTCCGGCAAGAATCCTTTGCAAGTTCGCAAAAGATGCAAAAGCCCTTGAGTTAAAAGCAGGCGTGATTGAAGGCACGGTATACGATGTTGACGGCCTGACAGAACTGTCAAAGATTCCGTCAAGAGAAGAATTGCTGGCCAAATTGCTTGGAAGCATGCAGTCACCAATTACCAATCTTGCTCGTGTTCTTAACCAGATCGCAGAGCAGGGCGGAGCAGAGAACTGCGAAGCGGCAGCCCCTGCGGAAGAGGCAGCAGTAGAAGAAGCAGCCCCTGCAGAAGAAGCGGCAACTGAAGAAACACCGGCGGAGTAG
- a CDS encoding nuclear transport factor 2 family protein has protein sequence MDEIKTLLAKEAIRDQIYVYCRALDRIDNELGYSVFAEDSQVDYGPTYRGTGRGFIDNMLEQHRHMICTHHMMTNILIKVDGDKAVSETYMYAACKMPGKEGKTFTVEARCRDIDNWECRDGKWLIVKRTVAGDNTRIISHYKDLEMYNTSRDDKNDPSYAVLGEIE, from the coding sequence ATGGATGAGATTAAGACACTGCTGGCAAAAGAAGCGATAAGGGATCAGATCTACGTTTACTGCCGCGCGCTTGACCGAATTGACAATGAACTGGGGTATTCTGTATTTGCCGAGGACAGCCAGGTAGACTATGGCCCTACTTACAGAGGAACGGGAAGAGGATTTATTGATAATATGCTGGAGCAGCACAGGCATATGATCTGTACCCATCATATGATGACGAATATCCTGATCAAGGTGGATGGCGATAAAGCGGTCAGCGAGACTTACATGTATGCCGCCTGCAAGATGCCGGGCAAAGAAGGCAAGACATTTACGGTAGAGGCCAGGTGCCGGGACATTGATAACTGGGAATGCCGTGATGGCAAGTGGCTGATCGTAAAGAGGACGGTTGCAGGAGATAACACCCGCATCATTTCCCATTATAAAGATCTTGAAATGTATAATACCAGCCGCGATGATAAGAATGATCCATCATATGCGGTTTTGGGCGAAATAGAATAG
- a CDS encoding LytR/AlgR family response regulator transcription factor codes for MNVAIVDDSLIDRQHLYHGLERYCREHKVHMKIEQFDNGTDFLNTFNANVYNLVFLDIFLNEIDGMQVAKSIFDQDPQCLIIFTTSSKEHAVTAFRLHALDYLLKPFSYEYLEEAMLRYERASKRFEHYIELKEGRHYTRILLSDIIYTDYYNHYIQIHTPYRTVRSYMSFKDFSPMLEAYPQFLCCYRNCMVNLDHIASMDVNDFVLTNGERIPILRARRKEIRQAYANYIFTYVTEGDKHES; via the coding sequence ATGAATGTCGCTATTGTTGATGATTCTCTTATAGACAGACAGCACTTGTACCACGGTCTGGAGCGTTATTGCCGCGAACATAAGGTACATATGAAAATAGAGCAGTTCGACAACGGAACCGACTTTTTAAATACATTCAATGCCAATGTTTATAACCTTGTATTTCTGGATATATTTCTGAACGAGATCGATGGCATGCAGGTCGCCAAATCCATATTCGATCAAGACCCACAGTGTCTGATTATATTTACAACTTCCAGCAAAGAGCACGCGGTTACGGCTTTTCGACTGCATGCTCTTGATTATCTTCTGAAGCCTTTTTCCTATGAATATCTGGAAGAGGCAATGCTCAGATACGAGCGCGCTTCCAAACGCTTCGAGCACTACATCGAACTGAAAGAAGGGCGGCACTACACCCGCATACTGCTGTCTGATATCATTTATACCGATTATTATAATCACTATATCCAAATACACACGCCCTACCGGACAGTCCGCTCTTATATGTCTTTTAAGGATTTTTCGCCTATGCTGGAGGCGTATCCCCAATTTTTATGCTGTTACCGCAACTGCATGGTGAATCTGGATCACATTGCATCCATGGATGTCAATGATTTCGTACTTACAAACGGGGAGAGGATTCCTATATTGCGGGCACGCAGAAAAGAGATCCGCCAGGCGTATGCCAACTATATATTCACCTATGTGACCGAAGGAGATAAACATGAATCTTGA
- a CDS encoding ATP-binding protein → MNLESLSSSLLFIGPCIIVLYFTFSDRLKAPTLLTVASGIAIFVLIDIALTYIYMTTPLTAFTMALLAISGVMAGVFIFNAVSTYSFAQCLFAVTIVKCYSNAVYLLSAQAEYILGHAPSKMPTLFHLALTFAIMLLTLPLILLFFRKLLRPALDRTEHLPFWNLLWGIPVCSTFFYSLTVFPIFNSSSPSPKADIYLIPLLWIILTFSTYLIIFKMIVETTRNAELTEELHLTETHFDAYKRQIVLLQQKIDETSRIRHDFRHTLIALKAYISNNDLSGMEDYINNYLCHLDSISPTSYCQNPVINTIVSYFADIARDHGISVSISIRLDDAFPFSDIDTCIILGNLLENALEACMRQTEGEKYLHLDICMHHESTLAIIVENSYAGQVRKKEGVFLSSKAERRVGIGIASVRQVARKYNGICQFDYTSRTFKASILLNAIDNGKETA, encoded by the coding sequence ATGAATCTTGAAAGTCTGTCCAGTTCGCTGCTTTTTATCGGGCCCTGTATTATCGTGCTGTATTTTACATTTTCGGACCGGCTTAAAGCGCCCACATTACTAACGGTAGCATCCGGCATTGCCATATTCGTCTTAATAGACATAGCGCTTACCTATATCTATATGACAACTCCCCTCACCGCCTTTACAATGGCTTTACTGGCGATCTCAGGGGTAATGGCAGGCGTATTTATCTTTAACGCTGTTTCTACTTACAGTTTTGCCCAATGCCTATTTGCCGTTACGATTGTGAAATGCTATTCCAATGCCGTATACCTATTATCCGCCCAGGCAGAGTACATCTTAGGACATGCGCCTTCAAAAATGCCCACTTTGTTTCACCTGGCACTGACATTTGCGATCATGCTGCTAACCCTGCCGCTTATCTTGCTGTTTTTCAGGAAGCTTCTCAGGCCAGCGCTTGATCGCACGGAACACCTTCCCTTTTGGAATTTATTATGGGGCATACCCGTGTGCAGCACATTTTTTTATTCCCTGACGGTATTCCCTATATTCAACAGCAGCAGCCCCAGTCCCAAAGCCGATATCTACCTGATCCCTTTGCTTTGGATCATCCTGACCTTCTCTACCTATCTCATCATCTTTAAGATGATCGTAGAGACCACCAGAAATGCCGAACTGACCGAAGAATTACACCTGACCGAAACACATTTTGACGCCTATAAAAGACAGATCGTACTGCTCCAGCAGAAAATCGACGAGACCAGCCGCATCCGGCACGACTTCCGGCACACGCTGATTGCCCTTAAGGCTTATATTTCCAACAATGACTTAAGCGGAATGGAAGACTACATCAACAATTATCTATGTCATCTGGATTCTATCAGCCCTACCAGCTACTGCCAGAATCCCGTGATCAATACGATCGTCTCCTACTTCGCCGACATTGCCCGCGACCATGGCATCAGCGTCTCCATCTCCATACGCCTGGACGATGCCTTTCCCTTCTCCGACATCGACACATGCATCATTCTCGGCAATCTTCTGGAAAATGCTCTCGAGGCCTGCATGCGCCAGACCGAAGGCGAGAAATACCTTCACCTGGATATCTGCATGCATCACGAAAGCACGCTGGCTATCATCGTAGAGAACAGTTACGCCGGTCAAGTGCGCAAGAAGGAGGGCGTCTTCCTTTCCTCCAAGGCAGAAAGAAGAGTCGGGATCGGGATTGCCTCCGTCCGGCAAGTCGCCAGGAAATACAACGGAATCTGCCAGTTTGATTACACGTCCCGGACATTCAAAGCCTCCATCCTTCTTAACGCCATAGACAACGGAAAAGAGACAGCATAG
- the rplA gene encoding 50S ribosomal protein L1, whose translation MKRGKKYVEAAKAIDRGTLYDVAEAVSLVKKTAVAKFDETIEAHIRTGCDGRHADQQIRGAVVLPHGTGKKVRILVFAKDAKADEAKAAGADYVGGEELIPKIQNENWFEFDVVVATPDMMGVVGRLGRVLGPKGLMPNPKAGTVTMDVTKAIQDIKAGKIEYRLDKTNIIHVPVGKASFTEEQLTDNFQTLIDAINKARPSAVKGQFLKSVTLTSTMGPGVKINPIKVM comes from the coding sequence ATGAAAAGAGGAAAGAAATATGTTGAGGCTGCAAAGGCAATTGACAGAGGAACGCTCTACGATGTTGCGGAAGCAGTGTCATTAGTTAAAAAGACTGCAGTAGCAAAATTTGATGAGACAATCGAGGCTCATATCAGAACTGGATGTGACGGACGTCACGCTGACCAGCAGATCCGTGGCGCGGTCGTACTTCCGCACGGAACAGGCAAGAAAGTCCGTATCTTAGTATTTGCAAAGGACGCAAAGGCTGATGAGGCTAAAGCGGCAGGAGCAGATTACGTAGGCGGAGAAGAACTGATTCCAAAGATCCAGAATGAGAACTGGTTTGAATTCGACGTAGTAGTAGCTACGCCGGATATGATGGGTGTCGTTGGACGTCTTGGACGTGTTCTCGGACCTAAGGGATTAATGCCGAACCCGAAGGCCGGAACGGTAACTATGGACGTGACAAAGGCAATCCAGGACATCAAAGCCGGTAAGATTGAGTACAGACTTGATAAGACAAACATTATCCATGTGCCAGTAGGTAAGGCTTCATTTACCGAAGAACAGCTTACGGACAACTTCCAGACGCTTATTGATGCAATCAACAAGGCAAGGCCATCCGCTGTAAAGGGTCAGTTCTTAAAGAGCGTGACGCTTACTTCTACAATGGGACCTGGCGTTAAGATTAACCCAATTAAGGTTATGTAA
- the rplK gene encoding 50S ribosomal protein L11, whose protein sequence is MAKKVEGYIKLQIPAGKATPAPPVGPALGQHGVNIVEFTKQFNAKTADQGDMIIPVVITVYNDRSFSFITKTPPAAVLIKKACNIKSGSGVPNKTKVATITKAQLQEIAELKMPDLNAANVEAAMSMIAGTCRSMGVKVED, encoded by the coding sequence ATGGCAAAAAAAGTAGAAGGTTATATTAAGTTACAGATCCCTGCAGGAAAAGCAACACCAGCACCACCGGTTGGACCTGCACTTGGTCAGCACGGTGTAAATATCGTTGAATTTACAAAGCAGTTCAACGCTAAGACTGCAGATCAGGGAGATATGATTATTCCTGTTGTAATCACGGTTTACAATGACAGAAGCTTCAGCTTCATCACAAAGACGCCGCCGGCAGCAGTCCTGATCAAGAAGGCCTGCAACATCAAGTCTGGTTCAGGCGTTCCGAACAAGACAAAGGTTGCGACAATCACAAAGGCTCAGCTTCAGGAAATCGCTGAACTGAAGATGCCAGACCTGAATGCAGCCAACGTTGAAGCAGCAATGAGCATGATCGCCGGAACATGCCGCAGCATGGGCGTAAAGGTTGAAGACTAG
- the nusG gene encoding transcription termination/antitermination protein NusG: protein MSEAKWYVVHTYSGYENKVKANIDKTIENRHLEDQILEVRVPMQDVVEMKNGVQKATQKKMFPGYVLIHMIMNDDTWYVVRNTRGVTGFVGPGSKPVPLTDAEMAPLGIRQENIVVDFKEGDTVQVIAGAWADTVGVIQSMNIQKQSLTINVELFGRETPVEIGFAEVKKM, encoded by the coding sequence ATGTCAGAGGCAAAATGGTACGTAGTTCATACCTATTCCGGGTATGAAAACAAAGTAAAAGCCAACATTGATAAGACAATTGAAAACAGACATTTGGAAGATCAGATTCTGGAAGTCCGCGTTCCGATGCAAGATGTCGTAGAGATGAAGAACGGCGTTCAGAAGGCGACACAGAAGAAGATGTTTCCGGGCTATGTGCTGATTCATATGATCATGAATGATGATACATGGTATGTTGTCCGTAATACAAGAGGCGTAACGGGATTCGTAGGACCAGGCTCTAAGCCGGTTCCGCTGACGGATGCAGAGATGGCGCCGCTTGGGATCAGGCAGGAGAACATTGTCGTTGACTTTAAAGAAGGCGACACGGTTCAGGTTATTGCCGGTGCATGGGCAGATACGGTTGGCGTTATCCAGTCTATGAATATACAGAAGCAGAGCCTTACCATCAATGTTGAACTATTCGGCCGCGAAACGCCGGTTGAAATTGGTTTCGCAGAAGTCAAGAAAATGTAA
- the secE gene encoding preprotein translocase subunit SecE has protein sequence MSDKTQKKSWFKGLNREFKKIIWPDKMTLAKQTTAVVSVSVVLGIIIAIVDFIAQYGVDLLVK, from the coding sequence ATGAGCGATAAGACTCAGAAGAAAAGCTGGTTCAAAGGTCTTAACAGAGAATTTAAGAAAATCATTTGGCCAGATAAGATGACACTTGCAAAACAGACGACGGCAGTTGTTTCCGTGTCCGTAGTTCTGGGAATAATCATAGCGATCGTTGATTTTATTGCCCAGTACGGAGTGGATTTATTAGTAAAATAG
- the rpmG gene encoding 50S ribosomal protein L33: MRTRITLECTECKQRNYNMTKDKKTHPERMETKKYCKFCKSHTLHKETK, encoded by the coding sequence GTGCGTACAAGAATCACATTGGAATGTACAGAATGCAAGCAGCGTAACTACAACATGACAAAGGATAAGAAAACACATCCTGAGCGCATGGAGACTAAGAAGTACTGTAAGTTCTGCAAGTCACACACATTGCACAAAGAGACAAAATAG